Proteins encoded by one window of Gambusia affinis linkage group LG17, SWU_Gaff_1.0, whole genome shotgun sequence:
- the znf462 gene encoding zinc finger protein 462 isoform X1, whose protein sequence is MEGLQCDGCDFRAESYEDLKTHIQEVHTVFLQPSDADESDSLRGEDEEEEEENGDKEDKDDKDYTPPKAGISSNSSEGPNKTSQKPTTETHLPFYQCQFCVRYFRSKSFLRNHTKKVHNVREEKSDAKVSSDNVKQASYTVITHNDHSKVYSCQYCTYKSPRKARILKHQLMYHNKVPSSSGKAQLEGTEAEEESEAGAELIKGTFPCEWCDYQTDQKDSWTDHVVKEHSDKVKIVSGPENLEEPSASSPKPSSPASSSSPTRSNVIFTGKEDSVENPEQMVEKSVAEISSIQYAQICAVTPNSTGSSILSKRFASTDVSNSVSHVDTNMINEDDSRSSLEDDDDDEEEVGDIDDPSYTGILSADAKQLLTDGDNKLLETKGIPFRRYMNRFQCPFCSFLTMHRRSISRHIENIHLSGKTTVYKCDECPFICTSPLKLGTHKQSHNPSDLETLDLTGDSPEPQNDGTTEPLNGGNISSKINGKKPTSTSNDQQNPHRCTLCSFSTTTLKGLRVHQQHKHSYCDDLDSTVFETQTSDQPDTEVEASPVFLQKTQTSILGSTTKKTLVAGKRARKSINDLPLDLSSVKKRTRIDEIASNLQSKISQSQQDMIINLDDMDDEYNGENNGSGDESKNDNRNPVFAYNTHLFNQESSVSQEGGRIGKRKNNPKLKQRNIPISLTLSDDGENISADPSDSTIHENMDYSDDSGTMRFYCKHCEYHNKSARSVSTHYQRMHPYIKFSFKYILDPEDQSAVFRCLECYIEYTNYNDLHQHYMDHHPEASNVLNFNQPHLLYMCRFCSYTSPNVRSLMPHYQRMHPTVKINNAMIFSSYIVEQSHKTSESQTLREILNSGPKSFNSSSSVPRSSSSPVPKTAPKSPEASAETESLKETISNVVVYDCDVCSFSSANMHSVLVHYQKKHPEQKASYFRIQKTMKVVSVDPSHPLANSSFSPAISSTPKQSNVTSSVYGSDEEMYYCKHCVYSNKSVVGVLVHYQKRHPEVKVTAKYIKHGPPTPGLMKLMDELQIAAPKQFLKQFQNNGHDGSKNSKLGGGEKGEEELFFCQHCDYGNRTVKGVLIHYQKKHRETKANADLVRRHTAVVRSQRERAQMVQSSSTSSTAISASADNENATPMRSLKCRHCPYTTPYVYALKKHLKKEHPTVKATAMTILHWAYQDGILEAGYHCEWCIYSHADPQGLLLHYQRRHPEHNVDYAYMASKLWAGPETTQQGNTDTKHYKCKDCAFEACSIWDITSHYQAVHPWAIKEDESVLLDIIKGDGTVESFQQQVTKEHGLLNCQSDEGVLVIATPPQETHSHPRLSISNNPYQCTVCLSEYNSLHGLLTHYGKKHPGMKVKAADFAQEADINPSSVYKCRHCPYVNSRIHGVLTHYQKRHPLVKVTAEDFADDIEQISELHEGDDKFKTQRQGYGAYRCKMCPYTHGTLEKLKIHYEKYHNQSASDMFTPSLSNFASFRENEPMAECSSSNMSSTAKVQEVSELDFALSQLPINKPEKHAVFKCQLCKYFCSTRKGIARHYRIKHNNVRAQPEGKNNVFKCALCSYTNPIRKGLAAHYQKRHDIDAYYTHCLAASKTMSDKPTKVIAQPPSDGECSEMSEELRLAVERRRCNLCGFQAFSRKSIVSHYIKRHPGVFPKKQHSSKLGRYFTVIYANEPEKAEEGVPDEEDKEVLEVPLQPEEDGDDDWLPFKCLKCYRLSFSTGQLLSMHYNDHHSVDLKRDFLVSSTPEDEESELYECSHCELKFTGLPDLADHLLQHNEEFEKRVMRLERKKQVLGKQKGTEPPDNKHEKESLANKTPIGFRCNFCVEIHPTLRAICNHLRKHVQYGEAKRGRVKQEVTDVPLTVPSNTLTNGVLEEDEAAEVDGTDGPETSSFIPPFSTRSTDQNVDDVDLGTLDPDAEVEGRAAALVTTARATVSGTQLNHRLATGGHACSQCDRVFMSMQGLRSHERSHSAMALFNKEDKYSCQYCHFVSPFRHNLDRHVQSHHGHHKPFKCKFCPFKSAYASRLKSHLHKAHTGEQYTYKCLSCPFSSMTISQLKEHSLTDHGEVLTLPKLRAATQAAHAAIRLPRQAAHTDHSHLTTDDPSDLEPADVCEELTHYKLASRSQMSLNFQPGGSTPCGLLTCEFCEFSSGYMQSLRRHYRDRHGGKKLFKCKDCSFFTCCKDNFSLHAEAGHSNSGSGDLPKELHCPLCLYHTKHKSNMIDHIVLHREDRVAPLEISRSKLSRHLEGLVFRCHKCTFTCSSDHALQLHLQKHDELKPYQCQLCYYDSSRSSQLEEHLRLEHKVIRNFELMGRVNLDQLEMLNEQESSAEEEAESEILEMVADGEATMQGEEEEEEDDEVDDDDDEGMEIIENMVDDQEETDDKDGEENIREDGANEAVEEEEQEEEELQEEEEDDEEEEQEVKEVVKENTVPQEVLASPSSTSSGPSGGEKRLPCEFCGRCFTNSLEWERHVLRHGMVVNNTRLDPGSTSAAEASAPSSSDSFVNADSRLDLASNGKEDEDPTDLSLTSQSQYVEDKEMLHTKTDQQSP, encoded by the exons ATGGAGGGGTTGCAGTGTGATGGCTGTGATTTCCGTGCCGAGTCATATGAGGACTTGAAAACACATATTCAGGAAGTGCACACTGTTTTCCTGCAGCCATCTGACGCAGATGAGTCGGACTCCCTGAGaggagaggatgaagaggaagaggaggaaaatggGGATAAGGAAGACAAGGATGACAAAGATTACACGCCTCCTAAAGCTGGAATAA gttccAACTCTTCTGAAGGGCCCaacaaaacatcacagaaaCCAACTACTGAAACTCATCTCCCTTTTTACCAATGTCAGTTCTGCGTCCGTTACTTTCGGTCAAAGTCGTTCTTGAGAAATCACACCAAAAAGGTCCATAATGTCAGAGAGGAAAAATCAGATGCAAAAGTCTCCTCAGACAACGTTAAGCAGGCCAGCTACACTGTAATAACGCACAACGATCATTCAAAAGTGTATTCCTGTCAGTATTGCACATACAAGTCTCCGCGCAAAGCAAGGATCTTAAAACACCAACTAATGTATCATAACAAAGTTCCCTCTAGTAGCGGCAAAGCTCAACTGGAGGGCACAGAGGCTGAGGAGGAATCTGAAGCAGGTGCGGAACTCATCAAGGGAACATTTCCCTGCGAATGGTGTGACTACCAGACTGACCAGAAGGACAGCTGGACTGACCATGTGGTAAAGGAACACAGTGATAAGGTGAAGATAGTTTCCGGCCCTGAAAATCTAGAAGAACCAAGTGCAAGCTCACCCAAGCCCAGCTCTCCAGCCTCTTCCTCTAGCCCAACAAGatcaaatgtgattttcacCGGAAAGGAAGATTCAGTGGAAAACCCAGAACAAATGGTGGAAAAGTCAGTTGCAGAAATCTCATCCATTCAGTATGCACAGATTTGTGCAGTCACTCCCAACAGCACTGGTTCTTCTATTTTGTCAAAAAGATTTGCCTCCACCGATGTCTCCAACAGTGTATCACATGTGGACACCAACATGATCAATGAGGATGACTCCAGGAGCAGCTTGGaggacgacgacgacgacgaagAAGAAGTGGGCGATATAGATGATCCCAGCTACACGGGAATCCTCTCCGCAGATGCAAAGCAACTGTTAACAGATGGTGATAATAAATTACTGGAAACTAAAGGAATCCCATTCAGAAGGTACATGAACCGATTCCAGTGCCCCTTCTGCTCCTTTCTTACGATGCACAGGCGGAGCATCTCCCGCCACATTGAAAACATTCACCTCTCTGGCAAAACAACAGTGTACAAATGCGATGAATGCCCCTTTATTTGCACCAGCCCTTTGAAGCTCGGCACGCACAAGCAGAGCCACAATCCCTCAGATTTAGAGACATTGGACCTTACCGGGGATAGCCCGGAACCTCAGAACGATGGTACCACAGAGCCGCTTAACGGGGGCAATATAAGCTCCAAAATAAACGGGAAGAAGCCAACCAGCACATCTAATGACCAGCAGAACCCTCATCGCTGCACGCTCTGCAGCTTCTCTACCACCACTCTAAAAGGTCTGAGAGTCCACCAGCAGCACAAGCACTCCTACTGTGATGACCTCGATTCCACTGTCTTTGAAACCCAGACGAGTGACCAGCCAGACACTGAAGTGGAAGCTTCTCCAGTGTTTCTGCAAAAAACCCAGACATCCATATTGGGATCCACCACCAAGAAAACATTAGTTGCAGGAAAAAGAGCCAGGAAGTCCATAAATGACCTTCCTTTGGATCTGTCCTCTGTCAAAAAGAGAACTAGAATTGATGAGATTGCCAGTAACCTTCAAAGCAAAATAAGCCAAAGCCAGCAGGACATGATCATTAACCTGGATGACATGGATGATGAATACAATGGGGAAAATAATGGCAGTGGTGACGAGAGTAAAAACGACAACAGAAACCCAGTCTTTGCTTACAACACACATCTGTTTAATCAAGAATCCTCAGTCTCTCAAGAAGGAGGCAGAatagggaaaagaaaaaacaaccccaagttaaaacagagaaacattcCAATATCTCTGACTCTGTCTGATGatggtgaaaacatttcagctgatCCCAGTGACAGCACCATCCACGAGAACATGGACTATTCAGATGATTCTGGAACCATGCGCTTCTACTGTAAACACTGTGAATACCACAACAAATCAGCTCGAAGTGTCAGCACTCACTATCAGAGGATGCACCCTTATATCAAGTTCAGCTTTAAGTATATCCTGGATCCTGAAGACCAGAGTGCTGTTTTCCGTTGTTTAGAGTGCTACATTGAATACACAAATTACAATGACTTGCACCAACACTACATGGATCACCATCCGGAAGCAAGCAATGTGCTTAATTTTAACCAACCACATCTTTTGTACATGTGCCGCTTTTGCTCATACACAAGCCCCAATGTCAGGAGTCTGATGCCTCATTACCAAAGAATGCACCCCACTGTAAAAATCAACAATGCCATGATCTTCTCCAGCTACATTGTAGAGCAAAGTCACAAGACCAGTGAATCACAAACCCTTAGAGAGATATTAAACTCTGGCCCCAAAAGTTTTAACTCATCTTCTTCAGTGCCCAGGTCCTCCTCAAGCCCTGTGCCAAAAACGGCCCCAAAGTCTCCAGAGGCCAGTGCTGAGACAGAATCTCTAAAGGAAACTATCAGCAATGTGGTTGTCTATGACTGTGATGTGTGCTCCTTTTCCAGTGCCAACATGCACTCAGTGTTGGTTCACTACCAAAAGAAACACCCAGAGCAAAAGGCATCTTATTTCCGTATTCAGAAAACAATGAAGGTGGTGTCAGTTGATCCGTCACATCCCTTAGCAAACTCCTCCTTCAGCCCTGCCATCTCCAGCACTCCAAAACAATCCAATGTAACTTCATCTGTGTATGGATCAGATGAAGAAATGTACTACTGTAAACACTGCGTGTACAGCAACAAGTCTGTGGTTGGTGTGCTGGTTCATTATCAAAAAAGACACCCAGAAGTGAAAGTGACAGCTAAATACATCAAGCATGGTCCTCCCACTCCTGGTTTAATGAAATTAATGGATGAACTGCAAATTGCTGCTCCCAAGCAATTTTTGAAGCAGTTTCAAAATAATGGCCACGATGGCTCGAAAAACTCCAAACTAGGTGGTGGTGAAAAAGGGGAAGAAGAACTGTTCTTTTGCCAGCATTGTGATTATGGTAACCGGACTGTAAAAGGAGTGCTTATCCACTATCAGAAAAAGCACAGGGAAACCAAGGCCAACGCCGACCTGGTGCGTCGTCACACTGCAGTGGTGAGGAGCCAGCGCGAACGAGCACAGATGGTCCAGTCTAGCAGTACTTCCTCTACTGCAATCTCGGCTTCTGCTGATAATGAAAATGCAACACCTATGCGTTCCCTTAAGTGCAGACACTGTCCATATACAACACCCTACGTTTACGCCCTAAAGAAGCATCTGAAGAAGGAGCACCCTACTGTTAAAGCAACAGCCATGACCATTTTACATTGGGCTTACCAAGATGGCATTCTGGAGGCAGGTTATCACTGCGAGTGGTGCATCTATTCTCATGCTGATCCCCAGGGCCTTTTGCTTCACTACCAAAGACGCCATCCTGAACATAATGTTGATTACGCATACATGGCCAGCAAGCTCTGGGCAGGGCCAGAAACCACCCAGCAAGGAAATACGGacacaaaacattacaaatgtaAAGATTGTGCCTTTGAGGCTTGCTCTATATGGGACATTACAAGTCACTACCAGGCAGTCCACCCCTGGGCTATCAAAGAGGATGAATCTGTGCTTTTGGATATCATCAAAGGTGATGGCACTGTTGAAAGTTTCCAGCAGCAGGTCACAAAGGAGCATGGACTTTTGAATTGCCAGTCTGATGAAGGAGTACTAGTTATTGCCACCCCACCTCAAGAAACCCATTCCCATCCACGCCTTTCTATTTCTAACAATCCTTATCAATGTACTGTGTGTCTGTCAGAGTACAACAGCCTCCATGGCCTCCTCACTCACTATGGCAAGAAGCACCCAGGCATGAAAGTAAAAGCTGCAGATTTTGCACAAGAGGCAGACATCAATCCCAGCTCTGTTTATAAATGCCGGCACTGTCCTTATGTAAACTCCCGCATTCACGGAGTCCTAACTCACTATCAGAAACGGCATCCCTTGGTGAAGGTCACCGCCGAGGACTTTGCAGACGATATAGAGCAAATCTCAGAATTGCACGAAGGAGATGACAAGTTCAAAACTCAGAGGCAGGGCTACGGTGCGTACAGATGTAAAATGTGTCCATACACCCATGGAACACTTGAGAAACTTAAAATCCATTATGAGAAATATCACAATCAGTCGGCCTCAGATATGTTCACACCCTCTCTGAGTAATTTTGCCTCCTTCAGAGAAAACGAGCCAATGGCTGAATGCAGCAGCAGTAATATGTCAAGCACTGCTAAAGTCCAGGAGGTGAGTGAGTTGGACTTTGCCCTTTCTCAGTTACCCATCAATAAGCCAGAGAAACATGCTGTATTCAAGTGTCAGCTTTGCAAGTACTTCTGCTCCACAAGGAAAGGCATTGCTCGCCACTATCGCATCAAGCACAATAATGTGCGTGCTCAACCAGAGGGTAAAAACAATGTCTTTAAATGTGCATTGTGCTCTTACACAAACCCTATCCGCAAAGGCCTGGCTGCACACTACCAAAAGCGCCACGATATTGATGCCTATTATACTCATTGCCTGGCTGCCTCCAAGACGATGAGCGACAAGCCCACCAAAGTGATTGCTCAGCCACCATCAGATGGGGAGTGCTCAGAAATGAGCGAAGAGCTGCGTTTGGCGGTGGAGAGGCGGCGATGTAACCTCTGCGGATTCCAGGCCTTCAGCAGAAAGAGCATTGTTTCGCACTACATAAAACGCCATCCTGGCGTCTTCCCCAAGAAGCAGCATTCCAGCAAACTCGGCCGTTACTTCACCGTTATTTACGCTAACGAGCCTGAGAAGGCTGAGGAAGGCGTGCCTGACGAAGAGGACAAAGAAGTGTTGGAGGTCCCGCTACAGCCTGAGGAGGACGGTGATGATGACTGGCTTCCATTCAAGTGTCTGAAATGCTACCGGTTGTCCTTTAGCACGGGGCAGCTGCTATCTATGCACTACAATGACCATCACAGCGTAGACCTTAAGAGGGATTTCTTGGTGTCATCTACCCCTGAGGATGAGGAGTCTGAGTTATACGAATGCTCCCACTGTGAATTGAAGTTTACGGGTCTACCTGATCTGGCTGATCATCTACTGCAGCACAACGAGGAGTTTGAGAAGAGAGTTATGAGACTGGAGAGAAAGAAGCAGGTTCTTGGCAAGCAGAAAGGAACAGAGCCGCCGGATAATAAACATGAGAAG GAAAGCCTTGCAAATAAAACCCCCATAGGATTCAGGTGCAACTTCTGCGTGGAGATCCACCCGACCCTCCGAGCGATCTGCAACCACCTTAGGAAGCACGTCCAGTATGGGGAAGCCAAACGGGGTCGTGTCAAG CAGGAAGTCACTGACGTACCCCTGACTGTGCCCTCAAACACTCTAACCAACGGCGTCCTGGAGGAGGATGAAGCAGCTGAAGTTGACGGCACCGACGGACCCGAAACCTCATCGTTCATCCCCCCGTTTTCAACTCGTTCCACCGATCAGAACGTTGACGACGTTGACCTGGGGACCCTGGATCCGGACGCGGAGGTTGAGGGAAGAGCGGCCGCTCTCGTGACTACCGCCAGAGCCACGGTGTCGGGGACCCAACTGAATCACCGGCTAGCAACCGGGGGTCACGCGTGCTCCCAGTGCGACCGGGTCTTCATGTCCATGCAGGGGCTGAGGTCCCACGAGAGGAGCCATTCGGCCATGGCTTTGTTCAACAAAGAGGACAAATACAGCTGTCAATACTGCCATTTCGTCTCACCCTTCAGACACAA TCTGGACAGACATGTGCAGTCTCACCATGGCCACCACAAGCCATTCAAGTGCAAGTTCTGTCCCTTTAAGTCTGCCTACGCGAGCCGCTTGAAGAGCCACCTGCATAAGGCCCACACAG GTGAGCAGTACACATACAAGTGCTTGTCCTGCCCATTCTCCTCTATGACCATCAGCCAGCTAAAGGAGCATTCTCTGACGGACCACGGCGAGGTTCTGACCCTCCCTAAACTCCGAGCTGCCACCCAGGCTGCACACGCTGCTATCAGGCTCCCCCGACAGGCTGCGCACACTGACCATTCTCATCTGACCACAGATG ATCCGTCAGATCTGGAGCCAGCTGATGTTTGTGAGGAACTCACTCACTACAAGCTGGCTTCCCGGAGTCAGATGTCTTTAAACTTTCAACCCGGCGGCTCCACACCGTGTGGCCTGCTCACATGCGAGTTCTGCGAGTTCAGCTCCGGATACATGCAGAGTCTGCGGCGGCACTACAGGGACCGCCACGGCGGCAAGAAGCTCTTCAAGTGCAAAGACTGCTCCTTTTTCACCTGCTGCAA GGATAACTTTTCACTGCATGCCGAGGCTGGACACAGCAACAGTGGAAGCGGGGATTTACCTAAGGAACTGCACTGCCCTCTCTGCCTCTATCACACCAAACACAAGAGCAACATGATTGACCACATTGTTCTGCACAGAG AAGATCGTGTGGCTCCTCTGGAGATCAGCCGCTCCAAGCTGTCGCGTCACCTAGAGGGCCTTGTGTTTCGCTGCCACAAGTGCACCTTCACATGCTCAAGTGACCATGCCCTGCAGCTCCATCTGCAGAAGCATGACGAGCTTAAGCCCTACCAGTGCCAGCTCTGCTACTATGACAGCAGCCGCAGCAGCCAGCTAGAGGAGCACCTTCGCCTTGAGCACAAG GTCATCCGTAACTTTGAGCTGATGGGCCGAGTCAACCTGGACCAGCTGGAGATGCTAAATGAGCAAGAGAGCAGCGCAGAGGAGGAAGCTGAGAGCGAAATTCTGGAGATGGTGGCGGACGGAGAGGCCACCATgcagggggaggaagaggaggaggaggacgacgaGGTGGATGACGATGACGACGAAGGAATGGAAATCATTGAGAACATGGTGGATGACCAGGAGGAGACGGATGACAAAGACGGGGAGGAAAACATCAGAGAGGACGGGGCAAATGAGGcggtggaggaagaggagcaagaagaggaagaactgcaggaggaggaggaagatgatgaagaagaggaaCAAGAAGTCAAGGAGGTAGTGAAGGAAAACACTGTCCCGCAAG AAGTTCTTGCGTCTCCCAGCAGCACCAGCTCTGGGCCAAGCGGCGGAGAGAAGCGACTTCCCTGCGAGTTCTGTGGCCGCTGCTTCACCAACAGCCTAGAATGGGAGAGGCACGTCCTGCGACACGGCAT GGTAGTTAACAACACGCGACTGGACCCCGGCTCCACGTCAGCTGCTGAGGCCTCGGCTCCGTCCTCCAGTGACTCCTTTGTTAATGCGGACTCAAGACTGGACCTGGCCAGTAACGGCAAAGAGGACGAAGATCCCACTGATCTCTCACTGACAAGTCAAAGCCAGTATGTGGAGGACAAAGAAATGCTTCACACCAAAACGGATCAGCAGTCTCCTTAA